The stretch of DNA aattaaaaatgttgaagaaaaaaaaaaaaaaaaaaaacctgtACAAACAAAATGAGTCAGAAGTATATGTATCAAATTTAAGCAGATTTGTATGTACCTTCCTTTTCATTATACATTCTGCCAAactgcatatatacacatatacaaatgAACACATATGTAATGTATGCACAAGTACAAATataagcacatatatatacatatatatatatttatatttataaaagctATTATTATAAGTAAATGTATCATATTTACAACTGTTTTCAGTTTCGGCATAAGGTCCGCACGAATTACTGTATGATATTGAATAATAAAGAACTGTATAATAATGCATGAACtaaaattagaaattttaaatatataatgcatattGCATGATGCATAATATGCAGTGTGtaatatatagtttataatgtataatgtataatatataatataaaatatatagtgtatgatatataatgtataatatataatgtataatatataacgtataatatataacctataatatataacctataatatataacctataatatataacctataatatataacctataatatataacctataatatataacctataatatataacgtataatatataacgtataatatataacgtataatatataatgtataatttataatatataatgtattttattttttagtaagTTCCTCATAAGTACGTTTCCATCATCGTTTCCGTCGTcgttttccttttatttggTGAACTCCTCATTTATATGACTATCAGCTAATTCGGAATTGTGCATTTGTTTAGTTTCTTCTACGTCGTTTAAATCGTTTGCTTTTCCTCTTTCGTCGTTagcacatatatttatttcgcTCGTAACACTGATGTTCTTTTGTTCACTTGCACTTGTGTAAATGTTATGATTTGCGTGCTTCCTAGTGTCTATGTACCATGGACTAtgtttttcttcattttcgcCTAAGTGTATTTGGTTATACACTTGCCTATTCGAGATAACACTTATTCGGTTCTGCTTCTGTCTATTTGTATCGAAGTATAACTCGTTGTACATCTGCTGCTGAGAAGCGGCGTGTACTTCTGCATACATATCCTGGTTAGTAGGGGTGTGTGCTTCTATATACATATCCTGATTCACAGGGGCGTGTACTTCTGCATACATATCCTGGTTAGTAGGGGTGTGTGCTTCTATATACATATCCTGATTCGCAGGGGCGTATGCTTCTGTATACGTATTCTTGTTAGCATGGGCATGTGCTTCCGCATACATATCCTGGTTAGCGGTAGCATGTACTTCGTCATTCATGTGCCGGTTAGCAGCTCCGTTCTCTTTTGCACACATTTCCTGGCTAGAATCAACGTAGAACTGGTTATACACACGTGCATTCTCCTCTACGCTTACATCCACATGATTAAGTCGATTCTCCTCCTTGTTCATCTCCTTGTTCACACCTTTATACGTGTTTCTTTCAACGCGTTCATGGTTCTGCTGATCATTCGGTAGTGCATATTGATTGTGTGGTTGGTGTTCTTCATTtcgaattttatttttaaaaagatttatGTCTTCAAGATTTTGCATATACTGACGACATCCCTTAACATTATCGTACAAGTATATTAACAAATCTATAAGCTTTTCTATGTTCCCCTCCAAATCTGTTTTCTCAGTATTcgttttttcaaatttttttaataaatgtatgtaatcTTTCTGTAGTTCATTCATATCAGTACTGTTAATTACTTGTTGTTCCTTTTCCCATaaagaaaatgtatttttaactacaatattttcatcctctgttttttttaacttttcttttaatagtaaataagaatataagatattatttattatatcattttttttttcaatgattttatttaaataaattttttcttcgaTATGTTTGAGTTCTTGTTcgtttaatttatttctcATAAGAATAATATCTTCCTTAATTATTCCTTTTcgtattttcttttcactagtattctttttatcataatagtATCTACTATGATATGCACCGTTTCTGCCTTTTCtatcttttctttcttttatttgcTCATTTTTGTCTTCCTTACCACCTTCGTTATTTAATCGTGCTCGAATTAAATATCTCCCTTTTCGCTCCTCCCCCCTTTGAATATTTGCCTCTTCACTGTCTACCCCGCTGCGGTATTCACTTATACCTGCGCTGATTCCCGAGCTGAATCCTGAGCTAATTCCTTGGCTTCTTCCCTTACCTCCTCCTCCGCTTACTTCGCCCATTACTTTCCTTATTACTTCCCTGCTTCCTCCCTTGCTGTCTAGCCCCTCGATGTACTGACTCGTGCTATCCTCTTCACTGTACTTGCACTCATCGTCATCTTCTTCTTCGTCCTCACTCTCCTCCAAATAGGGATCTACCTCTATATAGTTTTCCCCACTACTGAATTTCCTGTTGATACCCTTATGAGTAAAAACACCCCTCCTTTGAGATATGCTTGCCTTGCTTGACTTTTCCAGTGAacgacttttttttttcttagaataaattttatcaCTGCTTAAACTATGATTGAGACTAGTTAAATGATTTTTGGTTTGtttaaagaaatatgttAACATATCATGATGAACtaattttgaataaataaaatgaataaagaataaagatTTCTCtgttgaataaaaaaaaaaatatttcttccttttcatttcagatatattttttatatttgcataCACATCCTTGCATTTGACAAAAGTCGAACAAGAGAActttttactaaaaaaattatatttgcaaaaatcgtttaatagtttatatataatattaaaaatatcatgttccataattgtttttattaattccttttttactctttcttcttttgataggaataaatatatgctaatgtatacacatatcaaacatttcattcttttacttaaatatttactatttattacatttatcaAGTACTTAAAATTATGTCTCTCATTATTAATCCTATTTCTGTACaataacatattaatttgaagtatcaatatattcttaacagattcattatttaatttttttatataatacataccGGTTCCTTTATATCCATGAACATATAACatattgtaatatatgaTCTCCTCAAAATTTAAATCAAcagattttaaaaaattatataaattactaaTGATGGTATTATCTTCCTCCTTTtcactattattactatgaACAGTAACAAGGCTCAGCACttgatatataaattttatacatgcaatatattttaagaaaaatttttctcttctttcGATTTTCTTACTACTAACACTGTTATCCTGGACCATATTAGAACTCCTGTTCTTGTGccatttctttattttgtataaactCTTTTTTAATCTACCTATCTTATgcataatgtaataatagaaaacgcttttttcaaaaaaaaagacagtatttaaataattcgaAATATCCACATATTTTTCACATAAACACATGAAAAATTCGTATATGCACTTTCGTATTACATACTGCTTATCATATAAAAACAGAATAAGCAGCATGTCTATGTACTTTACCTGCTTCAACCTCTTTAAATAAAACGTAAGCACATGTTCCAAATAGAAATACTTATCTTTCCGAAAACAGGCCATTATGAAATTGCACTCCTCTATATGCACGTCGAATTCTTCCCGTTTTTTGCTACTATTACGGAAGTGGTAACTTctactattgttattattaccatcATTATTGGCATTATCATTCCTACCATTATTGGCATTACTACTGCCATTCGTACTATTATCACTATAACTGCTAAGCAAAAAGCAGGCGCAGTGTTGCTCATCCTGAAACAGAAATTTGCAGCATATGTTAAATAGGTCTACAAAATTTGTGTTTTTGAAAACCTCGaaaatttgttcattttcCTTGAAAATATTcctactgctactactactattcctgctactactactacctttttttttcatgttaaATTGTTTGCTACTCGTGTTATTACTACTAAGGAGAACACTTCTCGCGTTATTACTGTTAAGATGTACACTGCTTGCATTGCTGCTGTTCAGATGCGCACTACTTACTACGTTAATTCTAACTTCCTCATTACAATCATTATGCAGGTTTCCATTTTTAACACAATTTAAATCTACAATTTTAGACTCATTCATGCCTTCGTAATTTGACAAAGGCTCGTTCTTAATTTGTGTATTTTCCTCCTCATTATTCATACGCATAAGGGGGGATCTACGTTTCCTACTCCTACTACTGTTTACCATAtctttatacaaatatatgtatacaaatttaaaaaaaaaaaagaaagaacatTCTAAAAATTTTGCCCTTTGAAATATAGGGAAATATTGCTTCAAGCTCACATCTGAACTGCTGTTCTTATGAcgaaatttacatatacaacATAGGACATCTAAAAATATggtaatgataaaaattgagttattgtaatattttaacatagacttgttataaacataaataataatattatataaattaagaatTACACATATAAACTCTTCaagtatatttaattcaaaaatgtattttgGACCAAACTCgctatttattattaaacaCTTTAGCAGTAGTAAACTGCTTTTAATATCTATATTAATGGAAATGTTGTCCAGGTATATTTCCATTTGGTTTTTATCATCctctaaattattatttgtacttCTTTCACACTttgtaaaatgaaaaatacaaGCCTTGTCAATGTTTCCCTCCGTGTAAGAATATCCATATTTTTCCCTCTGATCCACCACACCTATACCAATTGCAGAAACACCTACAGCGGAAGTAGGAACTCCACTCGATGTTGCACTTCCTTCTGTACTATTAATTTTACTCAAACTTGACATGCTCCTCCCGTTTGATCCCCCCTGCATGTTAAATTCATCAACGGCGTTCGCAATAGCTGTACTCTTTCCTTCACATTTGTCTGGATAATCTACTGGATCTTCTACATTACGCTTACAGTGACTTAAAGTAAATTTATCCTCTTGTTCTTCTCTCTTAATATTGCACGAAATGCtcagattttttttttccccccgCTCCTTTTCTTGTTCTCTAcctttatttgaaaaattacaaaCCTTAGTAACATAACACATGTCTAACTTATCATCgtcatacaaaaaaaatagctctctaatttgtttaaataaataataatgctcttctttcattatttttataatagttTCTATTATCCTTTCATACGTAATTATGTTCTTAatttcaatattattttctgacactaatagaaataatacaagtatttcatttataaggTACGCATCTTCATTAGAAGCTATAATACctaataatttacatataaaattacctttatttaatattaatctatcaatattatttcttacaTTTTGTACTTTGTTATTTctatacataattaaaaatatattttcttcgCAATATTTTAccttgttatttttatttattttttttttttcctcttcatATTCTTCATACTCTTCATCAACCGTAATGAAATTACTGGATATGTCTGAGCTGCAATAGCAGTAgctttcattatttttattctcaaAGCTACTATTGGAAGTATTACTTTGATTTTCAAAATTGTCTAAATTGCTATTTTTCGATTTATTTTCCTTACTTCCATTCTTTTCGCCACTTCcataattatgaacaaatgaCGAAGTGCTGTAATCATAACCAGATGACAACTCAACTgatgtatttttctttttgtccttttctgttttattaCCCTTATTTCTGCCAGATATTCTACTTACACTATTATACGTGTCTACATTTACATCGGACGATAAGGAAGAAGAGCTATATGAATCATATTCTactaaaaattcatataatcTTTTGGTGTactctaatttttttaaatttttttgaattgcTTCATCTTCAGCATCGAAAAATATGAAGGacctaaattttttatttgttgaAATGGAATTAAATTccttttgttcatttatgtaataattttcatttttatttttatatattagcTTATCCTCCGAATAATTTAATGGGTAATTGAGATAATTAACATAATgcaatttgttttttcttaaattactTATAATTAACATGTACTGTTCGTGTATTTTTTGAGCAAAATTGTTTTGCTCCTTTgcatttatattactttcaGAATAGTGTTCATGATACAATATTTGAAAGCATTTTAAAGAGTAcaaattatagtaataagCTGATTTTGTGTTCTCacaatatatgatattatcatataaataaaaatagaaatttatattgtcataaatatatattttttgtaataacagtataagttcatatataataaatatagaattctcaaaatcaaaataaaaaatgctgAATAATAAATCACAATTATTCGTTTCTTTAAACAATGTGTTCAAGTAGTTTACATATGTTTTTAACTTGTTACAAtctattcttatattttttttatgaaacatgtctttatttaaacaaattattttgttcaaaACTTCTGAACTGTTCAGAATTATTTCTTCCAGTAATGTCCAGACGTTATTTTTTGTCAAAAttgtaattttcttttttatatcatccTTATTACCATCATCATCATGATCAACATTATCAactctttttaatttttcaaatacatgaattatatttaaaattttacaaaattgttTAATAAGTAATATTACCGTATTTTCATCATCGAAATAGTcaattttcctattttttacttGTTCCGTGTACTTCACAATGTTATTTATAGTTATCAAGTAATCAGTAATGTTAATCACGTTATCATCAACACTTTCATTCGAATCATTATCAACAACATTTTTACTAAGTATGTCTTGAATGTTCTTTAACCATTTATTAATAtcctcatttttattttcattttttggtTTGCTATCTTTACTGCTCACTCTTTGTAACTTTTTGAATAAATGATAAGCCATTAAAGGTGATGTGtattatatagtaaaattaaaaacatatcaaaaaaaaaaaaggaaaataaaaaaagataaaggaAGCTTCAAACTGAATAAAGTTGTATAAAAATACGAACTAATGTGGGGAGCGCGGAGGGAAATTAAAGCAAATGTTAGGTTTATGAGAACCTTTTACAAGATGTTTAATACTCATTATGGGCTTTGTGTTGTATGCTTTATACTTTAAGTTTTGTGCTTTCTTTAGTACTTTTTTTCGCCTCTTTGCtcacatttttctttatgttATTGCTTTTTTGGTGttcatttacatattttaactaCCCTCTCTGCTTGTGCAAACTTCTTACTCGCTATTATCTTTAGTAAAAAAGTGTTCCATTTCTTACAAATGAGGGGAAAGAGTTATAATACGTACAAACAtaaatacatgcatacatacgtacatacacatataaaaacAGATATATGTTATGCGCTATTAAGACTGTATGAAAAGACcaagtaaaaaataagcctaagaaatttttaatttttaccttAATTCACTCGTGAAACGATTATAGCATTTTGGTAAACAATATTGCAtagttcctttttttttctgtttcacATGAAGTGaaaatactatatatttttgtatgtttatgtgtacatataatgCATATGTCGAAGggcattttatttttttgccttTTCTTATGAACTGTTCCTTAATTATATCttatacaatataaaatgaacgtagcaataaaattttttttttttttttttttgtgtcatattaaaaaatttaaggaGTTTAACAATTTAGCAGTTTAGCAGTTTAGCAGTTTAAGTTAGCAGTTTATCAGTTTAGCAGTTTAGCAGTTAAGCAATTAAGCTTGGTGCGCGAagcacctttttttttattttttactcgTATTCCttacaattttttgtttcattttattttcctctttttaaaatattcaagtATGATAAATAAATCCAAGTCGTGTGTTTTGCACTAGTTAGAATGCTATCACATTATGGTCTCACACATACACACTTTGCgtgcatatgcatatatgcatgtaaatatatacatacttaaagatatatatgcacaatacatatgtgtatatatgcgtaaAATAGTTGTTCATTTCAGTTCAACGATACATTTTTGAAGTAGTTTTTTCTACGTGTCCATcgaacttaaaaaaaatagtatgaAACAACCCCCTGTTCATAATTCACCGGAACATTGAGTTCGAAAATAATGGCTTTTTGGATAATGTAACTTttggggaaaaaaaaaaaaaaaatagttagCTAACATAAAACAATCCCCTAAAAAATggtaattaataatatactcGAACTAAATGCCTATCAAAATAAACGGGAAAAGAATAGATAACCATTAACATAATTATTCTTAGGTTACAAAAATGAAGGGACAAGAGAATTATTTAAACTTATTGTATTCCAACAgagttttatataaattagctagctaaaaaaaaaaaattacaatacGTTAAAATGTTCAGGTGTtaaggtttttttttttttattttccccaaatttttcaaattttcctttattttatttttttttattccttatttttttatttttttgttgggtctttaatttttatttttttatctgtaTAGATAAATACACTGTATGACATGCTATGGCTGCACATACCACCCTCAcaccatatttttattttagtaaatttacatttatatcgaattatttattcatttggaAATTATGGGATTTTTAAAGTATACacaaaaatacaaatgtattttttttttttttttttttcacatattACAACCTCATATATGCGCATATTGTATTTTATGcaagtacaaatatatgcatacgtgTATACGCTTGTATGTACGCACgaatttactaaaatatagAATTGTTCAAG from Plasmodium malariae genome assembly, chromosome: 1 encodes:
- the PmUG01_01018700 gene encoding conserved Plasmodium protein, unknown function, with translation MAYHLFKKLQRVSSKDSKPKNENKNEDINKWLKNIQDILSKNVVDNDSNESVDDNVINITDYLITINNIVKYTEQVKNRKIDYFDDENTVILLIKQFCKILNIIHVFEKLKRVDNVDHDDDGNKDDIKKKITILTKNNVWTLLEEIILNSSEVLNKIICLNKDMFHKKNIRIDCNKLKTYVNYLNTLFKETNNCDLLFSIFYFDFENSIFIIYELILLLQKIYIYDNINFYFYLYDNIIYCENTKSAYYYNLYSLKCFQILYHEHYSESNINAKEQNNFAQKIHEQYMLIISNLRKNKLHYVNYLNYPLNYSEDKLIYKNKNENYYINEQKEFNSISTNKKFRSFIFFDAEDEAIQKNLKKLEYTKRLYEFLVEYDSYSSSSLSSDVNVDTYNSVSRISGRNKGNKTEKDKKKNTSVELSSGYDYSTSSFVHNYGSGEKNGSKENKSKNSNLDNFENQSNTSNSSFENKNNESYCYCSSDISSNFITVDEEYEEYEEEKKKINKNNKVKYCEENIFLIMYRNNKVQNVRNNIDRLILNKGNFICKLLGIIASNEDAYLINEILVLFLLVSENNIEIKNIITYERIIETIIKIMKEEHYYLFKQIRELFFLYDDDKLDMCYVTKVCNFSNKGREQEKERGEKKNLSISCNIKREEQEDKFTLSHCKRNVEDPVDYPDKCEGKSTAIANAVDEFNMQGGSNGRSMSSLSKINSTEGSATSSGVPTSAVGVSAIGIGVVDQREKYGYSYTEGNIDKACIFHFTKCERSTNNNLEDDKNQMEIYLDNISINIDIKSSLLLLKCLIINSEFGPKYIFELNILEEFICVILNLYNIIIYVYNKSMLKYYNNSIFIITIFLDVLCCICKFRHKNSSSDVSLKQYFPIFQRAKFLECSFFFFFKFVYIYLYKDMVNSSRSRKRRSPLMRMNNEEENTQIKNEPLSNYEGMNESKIVDLNCVKNGNLHNDCNEEVRINVVSSAHLNSSNASSVHLNSNNARSVLLSSNNTSSKQFNMKKKGSSSSRNSSSSSRNIFKENEQIFEVFKNTNFVDLFNICCKFLFQDEQHCACFLLSSYSDNSTNGSSNANNGRNDNANNDGNNNNSRSYHFRNSSKKREEFDVHIEECNFIMACFRKDKYFYLEHVLTFYLKRLKQVKYIDMLLILFLYDKQYVIRKCIYEFFMCLCEKYVDISNYLNTVFFFEKSVFYYYIMHKIGRLKKSLYKIKKWHKNRSSNMVQDNSVSSKKIERREKFFLKYIACIKFIYQVLSLVTVHSNNSEKEEDNTIISNLYNFLKSVDLNFEEIIYYNMLYVHGYKGTGMYYIKKLNNESVKNILILQINMLLYRNRINNERHNFKYLINVINSKYLSKRMKCLICVYISIYLFLSKEERVKKELIKTIMEHDIFNIIYKLLNDFCKYNFFSKKFSCSTFVKCKDVYANIKNISEMKRKKYFFFYSTEKSLFFIHFIYSKLVHHDMLTYFFKQTKNHLTSLNHSLSSDKIYSKKKKSRSLEKSSKASISQRRGVFTHKGINRKFSSGENYIEVDPYLEESEDEEEDDDECKYSEEDSTSQYIEGLDSKGGSREVIRKVMGEVSGGGGKGRSQGISSGFSSGISAGISEYRSGVDSEEANIQRGEERKGRYLIRARLNNEGGKEDKNEQIKERKDRKGRNGAYHSRYYYDKKNTSEKKIRKGIIKEDIILMRNKLNEQELKHIEEKIYLNKIIEKKNDIINNILYSYLLLKEKLKKTEDENIVVKNTFSLWEKEQQVINSTDMNELQKDYIHLLKKFEKTNTEKTDLEGNIEKLIDLLIYLYDNVKGCRQYMQNLEDINLFKNKIRNEEHQPHNQYALPNDQQNHERVERNTYKGVNKEMNKEENRLNHVDVSVEENARVYNQFYVDSSQEMCAKENGAANRHMNDEVHATANQDMYAEAHAHANKNTYTEAYAPANQDMYIEAHTPTNQDMYAEVHAPVNQDMYIEAHTPTNQDMYAEVHAASQQQMYNELYFDTNRQKQNRISVISNRQVYNQIHLGENEEKHSPWYIDTRKHANHNIYTSASEQKNISVTSEINICANDERGKANDLNDVEETKQMHNSELADSHINEEFTK